In Capsicum annuum cultivar UCD-10X-F1 chromosome 7, UCD10Xv1.1, whole genome shotgun sequence, one genomic interval encodes:
- the LOC107856785 gene encoding lysM domain-containing protein ARB_03442 produces MAKASYKLTMLFTFVLLFLLSINIAESRIVSSGIGTNSALICSKIYGANIGDTCFSIMQQFSVTPESFTTFNPNLNCDKMFVGEWICLDGSSF; encoded by the exons ATGGCCAAAGCAAGCTACAAATTAACCATGCTTTTCACCTTTGTTCTGTTGTTCCTTCTTTCCATTAACATTGCCGAAAGTAGAATTGTTTCCT CTGGGATTGGGACAAATTCTGCTCTGATATGTAGTAAGATTTATGGTGCAAATATTGGAGACACATGTTTCAGCATTATGCAACAATTTAGTGTGACCCCTGAGTCCTTTACTACTTTCAATCCCAATCTCAATTGTGACAAAATGTTCGTTGGTGAATGGATATGCCTTGATGGTTCCTCCTTCTAG